CGCCGCGACGAGCACCTCGGCCACCGACGTCCCGCTCAGCATCGGCGGCGAGCTGGCGAGCAACCACGCACTCAACACACCTCGCGACGCGTTCGTCGACGAGCTGGTCGCGGGCTTCGGGCCGGTGCCGACCTACTACCGGCGGATGTCGCCGGCCAACCGCGCCGGCCGCGGCACTGTCGCACCCAGGGTGGGACACGACGTCGGGCACGACGAAGTGCTGGGCGTGCTCGCCCGCGGCGGCTGGGCGATCGACCTCCGGTCGCGTGAGTCGTTTACTGAGGGCCACCTGTCCGGGTCGGTCAACGTGGAGTACGGCGCCCAGTTCGCGACGTGGGTCGGCTGGCTGACCAGCGAGGACACCGAGATCGTGCTGCTGACTGACGACCCGGGCGACCTCACCGAAGCCCGCCGTGACCTCGAACGCATCGGCATCGAGGGCGCACACGCCCGCGTGCTCGTCCCGGGCGTCGACCTGCCGAGCCACCCCACCCTGCGCCGCGCCGCGTGGTTCGGCCTGGCCGACGCACCCGCCGACCGGGTGCTCGTCGACGTGCGGCACGTCGACGAGTACGACGATGGCCACCTGCCCGACGCGATCCACATCCCGCTCCACCACCTCGAGACCCGGCAGCACGAGCTGCCCGCCGGCGAGGTGTGGGTGCACTGCCTCAGTGGCTACCGCGCGGGCATCGCCGCGAGCCTGCTGCAGCGGGCCGGGCGCAGCGTCGTACACGTCGACGATGTCTGGGAGAACGCGCCGCTCGAGACCAGTAGGGGGGAGGCTGCGTAATTGCGTTGCGGCGACTGTGCCGCGCCCCCATGATGAACGCAGCAGGGCGCAGTCGTGTGCCCGTCGAGCGAGAGGAGCAGGTCATGTTGACGACTGTTCTTGGCCTGTCCGCAGACCAGACCCTCTCGACCTCACGGAGCACATCAAGCAATGACACGCACCCCGAACGACTCGGCCTTCGAGCCGGCTGACGAGCTCGACCCCAGCTTCGTCTTCGACTTCACCTCCTACGACGACCTCGATGCGTCCACCCAGCGCTGGTCGACGTGGATGAGCGTCGAGCCACTCAGTCGCGGCCCCGAGCCGCGCCCTGACTGGCTGGTGACCTCGCAAGGCGCCATCGACACCGATCTCGGGATCCTCAAGACCGGCAAGGAAGCCGACGTCTTCCTGCTCGAGCGCGCCGACCCGCTCGAGCCCGAGGCGGGGGTGATCATGGCGGCCAAGCGCTACCGCGACACCGACCACCGCACGTTCCACCGGGCCGCGTCGTACACCGAGGGGCGCTCGATGAAGCGCTCCCGCGACGAGCGCGCCCTCAAGCGCAAGTCGACGTTCGGGCGCCTGGTGGCGTCCGGCGAGTGGGCGATCTCCGAGTGGGGCGCGCTCAACCGGCTCTGGCAGCTCGGCGTGGCCGTGCCCTACCCGGTGCAGATTGACGGCACGGAGATCCTGATGGAGTGGATCACCCACGACGGAGAGACGGCGCCCCGGCTCGCCCAGACCCGGCCGTCGCCGAACGCACTGGGGTCGCTGTTCGAACAGCTGCGTGGCGCCCTCGCGACGATGGTGCAGGCGGGCATCGTGCACGGCGACCTGTCGCCGTACAACACGCTCGTGGCCGGCGACCGGCTCGTCATCATCGACCTTCCGCAGATCGTCGACCTGGTCGGCAACCCGCAGGGCCTGGACTTCCTGATGCGCGACTGCACGAACATGTGCAACTGGTTCAGGGCACGCGGCATGGAGGTCGACGACCAGGAGCTGTTCGCAGACCTGATGGCGCACGCCTTCTGACAGGTGGGATCGGCTAGCGTCGCGCGGGTGAGGCGCAGCCGAGGACGTGTGGTCGACGTCGACACCACCGTCGAGCTCGTACGACGCGTGGCCGCCGGCAACACCTCGCTCGCCGGCTGGCGGCTGCGCGGGCTCGACCTCACCAGGCACTCCGCCACCCTCGCGTCGTGTCACACCGGCGGCGCGCTGTTCCTGGGCTGCCGGTTCGCCACGGGCGACGAGGCCCGCGTGCGTGGCGAGGGCGCTCTGGTCTTCCCGGACCTGCCGAACTCCCCCGTCGACGACTACCGGACCTCGCTGTACACCGCGCGTGAGCTGTACGGCACCGCGACCTACCGCGAGTCGCTCGACGGGCGGGCGTTCGCGTGGTCGAAACGTCGCCAGTCCCGCGACTCGGCGCTCGCCAAGGCTCTGCACGACCACGCGATCGACGGCGCGCTCGCCACGTGGGTCGCCGGCCGAGACATCGTCGGGGTGATGGGCGGGCACGCCCTCGAGCGCGGCTCGGTCGAGTACACCGACGCAGCACGCCTCGGTCACCTGCTGGGCACCACCCACATTGTCGCCACCGGCGGTGGGCCTGGCGCCATGGAGGCCGCCAACCTGGGTGCCCGCCTGGCCACCGGTCCCCTGTCAACGGTTGAGGAGGCGCTGACCGGCCTGGCCGCCGTACCGTCGTTCCGGCCGTCGATCGACGCCTGGGCAGCGGCGACGTTCGATGTCGTCGACGCGCACCCCGAGCCGACCGAGACCCTCGGCGTGCCCACGTGGCACTACGGCCACGAGCCACCCAACGTGTTCGCGACCGCGATCGCGAAGTACTTCGGCAACGCCACCCGCGAGGCCGTGCTGCTGCAGGTCTGCAACCGCGGCATCGTGTTCCTCACCGGGGCCGGCGGCACGGTCCAGGAGATCTTCCAGGACGCCTGCGAGAACTACTACGCCGACGACTCGTCCGTCGCGCCGATGGTGCTGGTCGGCCGCGACTACTGGACCCGGACGCTGCCGGCCTGGCCGTTGCTGCAGTCGCTTGCCGATGGCCGCGTCATGGAGCCGCACGTGCACCTTGTCGACACCCTCGACGAAGCAGCGGCGCTGTTCACGACGCCCTGACGTCGCTCCGCGCGCCCACCCCGCTGACCTCCCGGTAGTGGCGCACCAGCAGCTCGTTGACCCGCAGCCACGACCGCCCCTCGACGCTGCGCCGGGCACTGCGGCTCATCCGGAGCCGCAGCATCGGGTCGTCCTTGAGCGTCATGACGTACGACGCGAGCTCGGCGGCGTCGCCGGGTGCGTAGAGGTAGCCGGCGACCCCGTCGTCGATCACGTCGATCGGGCCACCCGCCCGCGGTGCGACCGCCGGCACACCCGACGCGAGCGCCTCCTGCGCGGACTGGCAGTAGGTCTCGTGCCGGCCGGTGTGCACGAAGACGTCGAGACTCGCGTACGCCGCGGACAGCTCGGCGCCGTGCAGGACGCCGAGGAAGGCGGCGTTCGGGAGCAGGGCACGCAGCCGCGCCTCCTCCGGTCCGGCACCGACGAGCACCAGCCGCACGCCCGGTGTGGCATCCAGTGGCGCCAGCAGCTCGAGCTCCTTCTCGGGCGCCAGCCGGCCGACGTACCCGACGAGCAGCTCGGCGCCGGGCGCGAGCCGTTCGCGCAACGCCACGGACCGGTGCCGCGGGTCGAACTGCACGAGGTCGACGCCACGCGGCCAGCGACCGAGGTTCGGGATCCCCATCGCCTCCAGCTGCGCCAGGCTGGCGGTCGAGGGCACGAGCGTGCGGTCGACAACCGTGTGGACGCGCCGGGTCAGGGCCGTCATCGCAGCGGCACCGCCGGGCACGCCGTACTGCTGGGCGAAGCCGACCAGGTCGGTCTGGTAGATCGCAACCGCCGGGATGCCGAGCTCACGCGCCGCACGCGCCGCCTGGTGACCGAGAGTTGCGGGCGAGGCGATGTGTACGACGTCGGGCCGGAACCGCAGCATCGTGGCCCGCAGACGCCGCCGGGTCTCGAGACCGATCCGGAAGTCGCGGTAGAACGGCAGGCTGGTGCCACGTGCGTGCGTGACCGGGAACCCGGCGTACGTCGCGGGGCCGGTGGGCGCGACCAGCTCCGCCTCGTGGCCCTCGGCCGCGAGGTGCTCGAGCACGCGACGTACGGAGTTGGTCACGCCGTTGACCTGCGGCAGGAACGACTCTGAGACCACCAGCACACGCAACGGCGCAGTCGGTGAGTGAATCGGTAGGCGCAGCAGTGTCGCTGCGTCGTGGGCCTGCCTGCGTCGTGCCAGCGAGGTGAGCGCCATGCCTCCGACGCTAGGAACCCACTTCGAACACCCGCCGATGTCGTCGTGGACGACACGTGAACGGCGGCCGTCGGCTCGCTGCGTCCTAAATGGACTCGCTCGCTCGAGGCGGCCAGCAGGGTGCGGTCACGATCGAGAGCTCACTCAGCAGCGGCGAGCTGCCCGCAGGCCCCGTCGATCTCGCGGCCACGTGTGTCGCGCACCGTGGTCGAGATGCCCTTGGCCTCGAGGCGGCGCACGAACTCGCGCTCGTCCTTGGGGTCGCTGGCGGTCCACTTCGAGCCGGGTGTCGGGTTGAGCGGGATCAGGTTGACGTGCACCCAGCCCCAGTCGCCGTAGGAGTTGAGTACGTCGCCGAGCAGGTCGGCACGGTGGGCCTGGTCGTTGATGCCGCGCATCATGGCGTACTCGATCGAGACCCGGCGCTTGGTCTTCTCGGCGTAGTGCCACGCAGCCTCGACCGTCTCGGCCACCGAGTAGCGGGTGTTGATCGGCACGAGCTCGTTGCGCAGCTCGTCGTCGGGGGCGTGCAGGCTGAGCGCGAGCGTCACCGGGATGCCCTCGTCGGTGAGCTGGTTGATGCGTGGCACGAGACCGACCGTCGACACGGTGATGCCGCGGGCGCTCATGCCGAGGCCGGCGGGGCTGGGGTCGACGAGTCGGCGTACGGCGCCGATCACGGCCTTGTAGTTGGCGAGCGGCTCGCCCATGCCCATGAACACGACGTTGGAGACGCGGCCCGGGCCACCCGGGACCTCGCCGCGGGCCATCGACCGGGCACCGGCGACGACCTGTTCGACGATCTCGGCGGTAGACATGTTGCGCTGGAGGCCGCCCTGGCCGGTGGCGCAGAACGGGCAGGCCATGCCGCAGCCGGCCTGGCTCGAGACGCAGACGGTGGCCCGGTCGGGGTAGCGCATCAACACCGACTCGACCAGCGCGCCGTCGAAGAGCTTCCAGAGCGTCTTGCGGGTGGTGCCCTTGTCGGCCTCGAGCGTGCGCAGCGGCGTCATCAGCGTCGGCAGGAGCGTCGAGACCAGCTCCTCGCGCTGGGCAGCCGGCAGGTCGGTCATCTGCGCGGGGTCGTCGACCAACCGCGCGAAGTAGTGCGTCGAGAGCTGCTTGGCACGGAAGCCGGGCAGCCCGGCCTCGACCAGCAGCTCCTTGCGGCCCGCCTCATCGAGGTCGGCGAGGTGGCGGGGAGGCTTCTTGCGGCCACGGGGCTCGTCGAAGACGAGCGTGAGCGGGGTCGTGCCCTCAGCGGGCGTGGGTGTCTCGGACATCAGGTAGCCAGTCTCCCACCGACGCGGTGGCCGCGGCGAACCCCCCGACCACCTCGGCCTGTCACGTGAGCGGCACCACGTCGGCCGCGCCCAGCCGGGCAGCGTCGGCAGTCGCGTCGTCGGGCATCTGCTGGCTCTCCCGCTCTGCCGCGACGCGCATGCGGTAGTGCTCGATCTCGAGCGCGGTCTGCTCGTCGCTCCAGCCGAGCACGCCACCCACCAGCTCCGCCACCTCGTCGACCGCGCCGACACCGCGGTCGAACGTCTCGATCGAGAGCCGGATCCGCCGGGTGAGGACGTCGTCGAGGTGCCGGGCACCCTCGTGGCTGGCGGCGTACACGGCCTCCACCCTCAGGTAGTCGGTGGCCCCCGTCAGCGGCTCCCCGAGCGACGCATCCTCGGACACCATCGCCAGCACCTCGTGGATCAGTGAGCCGTAGCGCTTGAGCAGGTGCTCGATCCATACCTCGTGCAGCCCCGAGCTGGCGGCCAGCACGTGGCGGGAGTTGAGCAGCGCCTGGTAGCCCTCGGCACCCAGCAACGGGATGTTCTCGGTCACCGACGCCGAGACCTTGCGGTCGAACTGAGAGGAGAGGCCGAAGACGGCCTCGTCGACGGCATCCTTGGCCATGATCCGGTACGTCGTGTACTTGCCGCCCGCGACGACGACCAGCCCGGGCGCCGGGTGACCCACCGCGTGCTCGCGCGACAGCTTCGAGGTCGCGTCGGACTCGCCCTCGAGCAGCGGACGCAGGCCGGCGTACACCCCCTCCACGTCGGAGTGGGTGAGCGGCACCTCCAGGACCCGGTTGACGTGCTCGAGCAGGTAGTCGATGTCGGCCTCGCTCGCCGCGGGATGGGCCTTGTCGAGCGCCCAGTCGGTGTCGGTGGTGCCGATGATCCAGTGCCGCCCCCACGGAATGACGAACAGCACGGACTTCTCGGTGCGCAGGATGATCCCGACCTCGGAACGGATCCGGTCCTTGGGGACGACCAGGTGGATGCCCTTGCTGGCGCGCACGTGGAACTGCCCGCGCTGGCCGCCGAGTGCCTGCGTCTCGTCGGTCCATACGCCCGTCGCGTTGACGATCTGCCTCGCCCGGATCGTGACCGTGGTGTCGTTCTCGAGATCCCGGACGACCGCGCCGGTCACCCGCTCGCCCTCGCGAAGCAGCTCGACCACCCGCGCCCGTGAGGCGACGTGAGCGCCGTAGGCCGCCGCGGTCCGGGCGATGAACATCGTGTGCCGGGCGTCGTCGACCTGCGCGTCGTAGTACTTGAGCGCACCGACCAAAGCGTCCTTGCGCAGCGACGGCGCCAGCTTCCGGGCGCCACGACGGGTCAGGTGCTGGTGCATCGGCACCCCCGCGCGGCCCGAGACCCTGCTCATCGCGTCGTACAGCGCAACGCCGGAGCCAGCGTAGAAGCGCTCCCACCACCGGTGCTGGAGCGGGTAGAGGAACGCGACCGGGTGCACCAGGTGGGGTGCCAGCTCCCGCATCAGCAGGCCGCGCTCCTTGAGGGCCTCGGCGACCAGCCGGAAGTCCAGCATCTCGAGGTAGCGCAGGCCGCCGTGCACGAGCTTGCTCGAGCGGCTGGACGTGCCCGACGCGAAGTCGCGCGCCTCGACCAGGCCGACCTTCAGGCCACGGGTGGCAGCGTCCAACGCACTGCCGGCGCCCACCACGCCGCCCCCGATGACGAGGATGTCCAGCTCCTCGGTGGCCATCTGCTGCAGGGACTGCTCACGGAACTCGGGCGAGAGCGCGATGGACCTCATGCGAGGGAACCTCTTCCTGGTGTGTGCTGGTGGCCTTGCCTGCGACGCTGTGGCTCAGTCGACGTCGACCCAGTCGAGGGTGCGCTCGACGGCCTTCTTCCACTGCTCGTAACCTTTGGTGCGCTGCTGGTCATCCCACTGTGGCGACCATCTCTTCGCTTCGTTCCAGTTCTCGCGCAGCTCGTCGGTGTTGTTCCAGAAGCCGACTGCAAGCCCGGCGGCGTACGCCGCGCCCAGGGCGGTGGTCTCGGCGACCACCGGCCGGCTGACCTCCACGCCCAGGACGTCGGCCTGGATCTGCATGCACAGCTCGTTGGCGGTCACACCGCCGTCGACCTTGAGCACTTCGAGGGTGACACCAGAGTCCTTCTCCATCGCCTCGGCCACGTCGCGGCTCTGGTAGCAGATCGCCTCGAGGGTGGCCCGGGCGAGGTGCGCGTTGGTGTTGAATCGGGAGAGTCCGACGATCGCGCCGCGGGCGTCCGAGCGCCAGTACGGCGCGAAGAGGCCCGAGAACGCGGGCACGAAGTAGACGCCGCCGTTGTCCTCGACCTGACGGGCCAGCGACTCGCTCTGGGCTGCGCCGCTGATGATGCCGAGCTGGTCGCGCAGCCACTGCACGGCCGATCCGGTGACCGCGATCGAGCCCTCGAGGGCGTAGACAGGCTTGGCGTCCCCGAACTTGTAGCACACGGTGGTCAGCAGCCCGGCGTGGGAGCGGACCAGCTCGGTACCGGTGTTGAGCAGCATGAAGTTGCCGGTGCCGTAGGTGTTCTTGGCCTCGCCGGGCTCGAAGCAGACCTGGCCGACGGTCGCAGCCTGCTGGTCGCCCAGGATGCCGGTCAGCGGCACCTCGCCGCGCAGCGGTCCGTTGCTGCGCGTGGTGCCGTAGCCACCCGGCTCGCTGGAGGCCTTGATCTCAGGAAGCATCGCGCGCGGGATGTCGAACAGGGCGAGCAGCTCGTCGTCCCACTCGAGCGTCTCCAGGTCCATCAGCATCGTCCGGCTGGCATTGGTGGGCTCGGTGACGTGGACACCACCGTCGGTGCCACCGGTGAGGTTCCAGACCAACCAGGAGTCGGTGTTGCCGAAGAGTGCGTCACCCTTTTCGGCGGCCTCCCGAACGCCGTCCACGTTCTCCAGGATCCACTGGATCTTGCCGCCGGAGAAGTACGTCGCGGGCGGAAGCCCGGCGCGCTGACGAATCAGGTCACCGTGGCCGTCCCGTTCCAACTTGCTCGCGATCCGGTCGGTGCGCGTGTCCTGCCAGACGATGGCGTTGTAGTACGGCCGTCCGGTGTTCTTGTCCCACACCACGGTGGTCTCGCGCTGGTTGGTGATGCCGAGGGCGACCAGGTCGCTGGCAGAGAGCTTGGCCTTGGCCAGCCCCGTCTGGAGGACCGAGCTGGTGCGCTCCCAGATCTCCACGGGGTCGTGCTCGACCCAACCGGCCTGCGGCAGGATCTGCTCGTGCTCGAGCTGGTGCCTGGCGACCTCGTTGCCACTGTGGTCGAAGATCATGAAACGGGTGCTCGTGGTGCCCTGGTCTACGGCTCCGACGTACTGCGTCATGGGTGTCTCCTAGTCGGTGTTCGGTGCTGGCGCTGGTGCTCAGGCATTCGCGAGGGGCTCACTGACCGCCACGTCCTCACTCTCCTCCTCCGTGAGGTGGTTCTCGATGAGGAACTTGAAGAGCCCGCCTCCGACCAGGCCTCCGATGATCGGTGCGACGATCGGCAACCAGAAGTAGAGATCACCGTTCTGGTCGCTCATCGCTCCGCCGTAGCCCGTCATCAGGGAGGCGATCCGCGGGCCGAAGTCGCGCGCCGGGTTGATGGCGTAGCCCGCGTTGGCACCGAAGGCCATGCCGATCCCGACCACGAGAAGCCCCACGACGACCGGGCCGAGGTTGGCCATCGGCGGGTTGTTCCAGGCCGTCGTGAGCGCGAAGATGACGAACACGAGGATCGCCGTGCCGACGACCTGGTCGAGGAATGCTGTGGGGATGCCGACCCCGTCGCCGCCGTTGCCGGGCAGCGTGGAGAAGATGCCCTGGGTGGCGATGGTGTGGTCAGGGTCGATGGTCGCGATCAGGTCGGCGTACGTCGCCCGCACGATCAGCGCTCCGACGAACGCCCCGAGCGTCTGCGCGGCCGCGTACGGCAGCACCTTGCGCCACGAGAAGCCCTTGAACGCGGCGAGTGCGACCGTCACCGCCGGGTTGAGGTGCGCGCCGGAAAGCCGGGCTGCGGTGTAGACACCGAGGGTGACGCCGAGGCCCCAGGCCCAGGCGATCGAGTCGTGGTCGCCGAGACTGCCGTCGCTGCTCGTCACGACCTGGGCGACCACTCCGGTGCCGAACAGGATGATGATCATCGTTCCGGCGAACTCCGCGCACAGCTCTCCGACGAGCTGGTTCTTTCCACTGCTCATGTCACTCTCCTCCGCTAGGCGCTCGTGGCGCACGTCACAGACTGTCCCGTGGGCCGCGCCCCCGCCAGCCCATCCGTTCGACGATGGCGAACGTTCGCACGACGATGTCGCACGCTGGCAGGATGGCGGGATGGCCGGTCAGATTCAGTCCATCGAACGAGCCGCGGCGCTGCTGCACATCCTCGGCGCCGTACCCGACCCGATCCCGCTCGCGGAGCTGGCCCGATTGCTGGAGCTGCCGAAGAGCACCGTCCACGGCATCGTCCGGACCCTCTGCGCCGTCGGCTTCGCCGTGCAGCAGCCCGGCTCGGGCCACTACTCCCTCGGCAGCGGCCTGACCGAGCTCGGTCAGCAGGTCGACCCACACCTGCTGCGCTCGCGCGCGATCAACTGGGCCGACGGACTGGCGGCCCACACGGGCCTGGAGGTGCACCTGGGGGTGCTGAAAGGCCCCTCGGTCCAACTCATCGGCCATGTGTTCCGGCCCGACGGGTCGCCGCAGAGGCTCCGGGTCGGCGAGCTGCAGCCGGCACACGCCACGGCCCTGGGCCAGGCGCTCCTCGCGTGGTCACCGACGGCCTCACGCGTCCACGAGCTCGAGCTGACGTCGTACACGCAGAACACCCCGAGCACCCGCGTCGCGCTCGTCCGGACCCTGCAGCAGGTACGTCGTCAGGGGTGGGCGTGCGTCGACGGCGCCTTCCGACCCGGATCGGCCGGGCTGGCCGCACCCATCCGCCACCACGTCGGCATCGGCGTGGGGGCCATGGCCGTGAGCGGGCCGCGTGACCGGCTGCTGCAGGCGTCCGGGGCACCCCGCGAGGGCCTGGTCGAGCAGGTCGTGGCCGCTGCCGACGCCACGGCGAACATGCTCCAGGACCGGCTGTGACGGGCCGCGCCCGCTACGTCGCGGCCATCGACCAGGGCACGACCTCGACCCGTTGCCTCATCTTCGACCACGCGGGCCGGATGGTGTCGGTCGCCCAGCACGAGCACACACAGCACTTCCCGCAGCCGGGCTGGGCCGAGCACGACGCCACCGAGATCTGGGGCAACACCCTGCGTGTCCTCCCCGAGGCCCTGTCGGTCGCGGGCCTGGAGGTCACCGATATCGCTAGCGTGGGGATCGCCAACCAGCGAGAGACGACGGTGGTGTGGGACCGGTCCACAGGTCGCCCGGTGGCCCGTGCAATCACCTGGCAGGACACCCGCACCAGTGAGCTGGTGAGGGAGATGAACCGCGGCCCGCAAGCTGCCCTGTTCCAGGAGGTGTGCGGGCTCACGCCCGCGGGCTACTTCGCCGCACCGAGGCTGCGCTGGTTGCTGGACCACGTCCCCGGGCTCCAGCGCCGTGCCAGGAACGGCGAGCTCGCCTTCGGAACGATCGAGAGCTGGCTGATCTGGAACCTCACCGGCGGTCCGCACGGTGGCGTCCACATCACCGACACCACGAACGCAAGCCGCACGATGCTGATGGACATCCGCAGCCTCTCGTGGGACCAGCGCCTGCTCGACGCCCTCGACATCCCCGTCGAGCTGCTGCCGGAGATCCGGCCCAACGCACAGGTCTACGGCACCTGCACCGTCGGCCTGCCCGGGGTACCTATCGGCGGTGCCTTCGGCGACCAGCAGGCCGCGCTCTTCGGCCAGACCTGCTTCGCCGAGGGCGAGGCCAAGTGCACCTACGGCACCGGCGCCTTCTTGCTGTTGAACACCGGCAACACGATCACGCCCTCCTCCAGCGGCCTGCTCTCGACCGTTGCCTACGCCCTCGAGGGGCAGCCTCCCGTCTACGCCACCGAGGGCTCCATCGCGGTTGCCGGCGCCCTGGTCCAGTGGTTCCGCGACGCGCTCGAGATGATCAGCTCCGCGCCGGAGATCGAGACACTCGCGCTACGGGTCGAGGACAACGGCGGCTGCTACATCGTGCCGGCCTTCGCCGGACTCTTCGCCCCGCGCTGGCAGCCCGATGCACGGGGCGTCGTGGTCGGTCTCACGTCGTACGTCACGAAGGCACACCTGGCCCGTGCCGTCCTGGAGGCGACGGCCTGGCAGACCTGCGAGGTCGTGGAGGCGATGAACGCCGACTCGGGCACGGCCTTCACCCGGCTGCGCGTCGACGGCGGGATGACCTCCAACCACCTCCTCATGCAGATGGTCTCGGACGTGCTGGCGGTGCCCGTCGAGCGCCCCCTGGTCTCGGAGTCGGTCTCCCTAGGGGCGGCCTACGCCGCCGGGCTCGCCGTCGGCTACTGGCCCGACCTAGAGGGGTTGCGCGACAACTGGCGCAGCGCAGCGGTCTGGGAGCCGTCGATGAGCGAACCCGTACGCCGTCGCGGTCGCGCCGCGTGGGACCGCGCCGTGGAGCGCACTCTGCGGTGGGAGGTCGACGACGCGCCTCCGGTGCGGGCCTGACCCGGTGTCCGCGCTCTGGTGTCCGTGCTCAGGCGTCGTAGCGGACCATGAAGTAGAGCACCAGCGAGGAAACGCCGAGCACCACCAGCGCGGTGAGCACCATGCCGATGACCATGAAGACGCCGAACCGCCGGGTCTTCCGCTTGGCCAGCAGCGCGATCGGCACCACCAGGGCGATGGCGACCAGCGGGAAGAGCTTCTCGGCGGTGTCATAGGGGAAGACCAGGCGCAGGATTCCTGCGAACGCACCGGGCACGGCGGTGACGAAGAGCATGCCCGTGAAGAAGCCCATCAGCGCCGAGAAGGTGGGATGGCTGTGGTGCCACCAGTCGAGAGGCGACTTCCGGTCGGTTCCACCGTCGACGTCGTGGTCGGGGGCACGGTCCGACTGCTCGGTGGTCATGACGCGATCCTAGGTCGCAAAGGGCTCGTCGAGCCGGATCAGGTCCGGCATGGCGAGCGCCTGCCACGCATCGAGATCCGGCTCCGCGTCCGTGAGCTCCGCGACGAGCACCGTCCAGGCCGTGCCGTGCCCGACCAGCACCACGTCGTCTTCGCCCAGCGTG
This is a stretch of genomic DNA from Nocardioides sp. InS609-2. It encodes these proteins:
- a CDS encoding rhodanese-like domain-containing protein, which codes for MDVITIEVPQVGNRTHLVHDGENALVIDPPRDLEIVEEAAELAGVRIAAVADTHVHNDYVSGALGLARRHGVDYLLSVDERVAFDRAGVRDGDVVDVGSFAVHVIDTPGHTLHHQALLATDGVGRDALFSGGSLLAGTVGRTDLMDPLLARHLARAQWNSVRHLGTLDPATSLHPTHGFGSFCAATSTSATDVPLSIGGELASNHALNTPRDAFVDELVAGFGPVPTYYRRMSPANRAGRGTVAPRVGHDVGHDEVLGVLARGGWAIDLRSRESFTEGHLSGSVNVEYGAQFATWVGWLTSEDTEIVLLTDDPGDLTEARRDLERIGIEGAHARVLVPGVDLPSHPTLRRAAWFGLADAPADRVLVDVRHVDEYDDGHLPDAIHIPLHHLETRQHELPAGEVWVHCLSGYRAGIAASLLQRAGRSVVHVDDVWENAPLETSRGEAA
- a CDS encoding RIO1 family regulatory kinase/ATPase codes for the protein MTRTPNDSAFEPADELDPSFVFDFTSYDDLDASTQRWSTWMSVEPLSRGPEPRPDWLVTSQGAIDTDLGILKTGKEADVFLLERADPLEPEAGVIMAAKRYRDTDHRTFHRAASYTEGRSMKRSRDERALKRKSTFGRLVASGEWAISEWGALNRLWQLGVAVPYPVQIDGTEILMEWITHDGETAPRLAQTRPSPNALGSLFEQLRGALATMVQAGIVHGDLSPYNTLVAGDRLVIIDLPQIVDLVGNPQGLDFLMRDCTNMCNWFRARGMEVDDQELFADLMAHAF
- a CDS encoding Rossmann fold nucleotide-binding protein; translation: MRRSRGRVVDVDTTVELVRRVAAGNTSLAGWRLRGLDLTRHSATLASCHTGGALFLGCRFATGDEARVRGEGALVFPDLPNSPVDDYRTSLYTARELYGTATYRESLDGRAFAWSKRRQSRDSALAKALHDHAIDGALATWVAGRDIVGVMGGHALERGSVEYTDAARLGHLLGTTHIVATGGGPGAMEAANLGARLATGPLSTVEEALTGLAAVPSFRPSIDAWAAATFDVVDAHPEPTETLGVPTWHYGHEPPNVFATAIAKYFGNATREAVLLQVCNRGIVFLTGAGGTVQEIFQDACENYYADDSSVAPMVLVGRDYWTRTLPAWPLLQSLADGRVMEPHVHLVDTLDEAAALFTTP
- a CDS encoding glycosyltransferase family 1 protein produces the protein MALTSLARRRQAHDAATLLRLPIHSPTAPLRVLVVSESFLPQVNGVTNSVRRVLEHLAAEGHEAELVAPTGPATYAGFPVTHARGTSLPFYRDFRIGLETRRRLRATMLRFRPDVVHIASPATLGHQAARAARELGIPAVAIYQTDLVGFAQQYGVPGGAAAMTALTRRVHTVVDRTLVPSTASLAQLEAMGIPNLGRWPRGVDLVQFDPRHRSVALRERLAPGAELLVGYVGRLAPEKELELLAPLDATPGVRLVLVGAGPEEARLRALLPNAAFLGVLHGAELSAAYASLDVFVHTGRHETYCQSAQEALASGVPAVAPRAGGPIDVIDDGVAGYLYAPGDAAELASYVMTLKDDPMLRLRMSRSARRSVEGRSWLRVNELLVRHYREVSGVGARSDVRAS
- the rlmN gene encoding 23S rRNA (adenine(2503)-C(2))-methyltransferase RlmN, which encodes MSETPTPAEGTTPLTLVFDEPRGRKKPPRHLADLDEAGRKELLVEAGLPGFRAKQLSTHYFARLVDDPAQMTDLPAAQREELVSTLLPTLMTPLRTLEADKGTTRKTLWKLFDGALVESVLMRYPDRATVCVSSQAGCGMACPFCATGQGGLQRNMSTAEIVEQVVAGARSMARGEVPGGPGRVSNVVFMGMGEPLANYKAVIGAVRRLVDPSPAGLGMSARGITVSTVGLVPRINQLTDEGIPVTLALSLHAPDDELRNELVPINTRYSVAETVEAAWHYAEKTKRRVSIEYAMMRGINDQAHRADLLGDVLNSYGDWGWVHVNLIPLNPTPGSKWTASDPKDEREFVRRLEAKGISTTVRDTRGREIDGACGQLAAAE
- a CDS encoding glycerol-3-phosphate dehydrogenase/oxidase, with the translated sequence MRSIALSPEFREQSLQQMATEELDILVIGGGVVGAGSALDAATRGLKVGLVEARDFASGTSSRSSKLVHGGLRYLEMLDFRLVAEALKERGLLMRELAPHLVHPVAFLYPLQHRWWERFYAGSGVALYDAMSRVSGRAGVPMHQHLTRRGARKLAPSLRKDALVGALKYYDAQVDDARHTMFIARTAAAYGAHVASRARVVELLREGERVTGAVVRDLENDTTVTIRARQIVNATGVWTDETQALGGQRGQFHVRASKGIHLVVPKDRIRSEVGIILRTEKSVLFVIPWGRHWIIGTTDTDWALDKAHPAASEADIDYLLEHVNRVLEVPLTHSDVEGVYAGLRPLLEGESDATSKLSREHAVGHPAPGLVVVAGGKYTTYRIMAKDAVDEAVFGLSSQFDRKVSASVTENIPLLGAEGYQALLNSRHVLAASSGLHEVWIEHLLKRYGSLIHEVLAMVSEDASLGEPLTGATDYLRVEAVYAASHEGARHLDDVLTRRIRLSIETFDRGVGAVDEVAELVGGVLGWSDEQTALEIEHYRMRVAAERESQQMPDDATADAARLGAADVVPLT
- the glpK gene encoding glycerol kinase GlpK; translation: MTQYVGAVDQGTTSTRFMIFDHSGNEVARHQLEHEQILPQAGWVEHDPVEIWERTSSVLQTGLAKAKLSASDLVALGITNQRETTVVWDKNTGRPYYNAIVWQDTRTDRIASKLERDGHGDLIRQRAGLPPATYFSGGKIQWILENVDGVREAAEKGDALFGNTDSWLVWNLTGGTDGGVHVTEPTNASRTMLMDLETLEWDDELLALFDIPRAMLPEIKASSEPGGYGTTRSNGPLRGEVPLTGILGDQQAATVGQVCFEPGEAKNTYGTGNFMLLNTGTELVRSHAGLLTTVCYKFGDAKPVYALEGSIAVTGSAVQWLRDQLGIISGAAQSESLARQVEDNGGVYFVPAFSGLFAPYWRSDARGAIVGLSRFNTNAHLARATLEAICYQSRDVAEAMEKDSGVTLEVLKVDGGVTANELCMQIQADVLGVEVSRPVVAETTALGAAYAAGLAVGFWNNTDELRENWNEAKRWSPQWDDQQRTKGYEQWKKAVERTLDWVDVD